The sequence CTCCGGTGCCGAACGCCGCGCGACCTCGGTACCGGCCCGAGCCAGGAACGACTCCACCGCACGTTTGAGGCGCGCCGCACGCTCGACCACCCGCACCAATCCGTCGCCGCTCAATGCCTCGAACGCCCGCTCCCCGACTGCATCGGAATCAGGCGCCGCACCGAGCGCCGGCTGCGCCGCCGTCCACGCGGCGGCGAGCTCACCCACCTCGGCATGCAGCCGGTCGATCGGAGAGGTCGTCATGCGAAGCAGTCTGCACCCACCCACTGACATCCGGTGAACGGGAAAATACGACTTGATCGGGACAATTCTTTCTTGGATGGCACGCTCTCTGCGGAGGAGCCGTCTTCTCCGAGGCGTCATGCCGTGTCAACGCCCGATGCCCGGCGAATCGGGTCGGGCCAAACCGGCTCATGCAGACAAGCGCGCCTGAATCTTCGACAACAGTTCCTCCGGGAATGGCGCTTCGACCCAACGGCGGCGATACTCTTCGGCACCGTGTTCGGCCAGCACCTTCGCAGAACCCACCGCAATGGCCGTCGCGAGATCCGCGAGCGGGAGCGCCTCCGCGAACTTCAGCACGCCAGATCCGTCGGGTTCGCGCACCCAATCGTCGAACCACAGAATGCTGAGGTTGACGCCTTCTCCCGAGCGTTCGAGGAGCCACCAATACTGGCCGGGCTCTTCCCACCACACGCAGCGCGATGAACCAGCTCCGGCGAGAAGGTCGTCGACAGCTTGCAGCAGGTCTCCGAGCGCATCTTGGATGTATGAGGCCGAGAGCGGAAGGGTCGCATCCTCATGGCGAACAGATGCCTTGGCCCAACCCGTGCCGGTGAGCCAGTATTCGAACTCCACCGGCTCATCCTAAGGAACACTGTCGGCGTGACCCTCGCAGCTCACGGTTGCTACTTCTTCGCGTCCTTCTTGACCTCGGTCTCGCCGCTCAAGGCGGCGATGAAGGCCTCCTGGGGCACCTCGACGCGGCCGACCATCTTCATGCGCTTCTTGCCCTCCTTCTGCTTCTCGAGGAGCTTGCGCTTGCGTGAGATGTCGCCGCCGTAGCACTTCGCGAGCACGTCCTTGCGCATCGCGCGGATCGACTCCCGGGCGATGATGCGGGCACCGATGGCGGCCTGGATCGGCACCTCGAACTGCTGCCGCGGGATGAGCTCGCGGAGGCGGCCGGTCATGAGCACACCGTACGCATACGCCTTGTCGCGGTGCACGATGGCGCTGAACGCGTCGACCTGTTCGCCCTGCAGCAGGATGTCGACCTTCACGAGGTCGGCAGCCTGGTCGCCGACCGGCTCGTAGTCGAGCGACGCGTAGCCGGCCGTCTTCGACTTCAGCTGGTCGAAGAAGTCGAACACGATCTCCCCGAGCGGGATGGTGTAGCGGATCTCGACCCGGTCCTCACCGAGGTAGTCCATGCCCATGAGGCTGCCCCGGCGCGACTGGCAGAGCTCCATGATGGTGCCCACGTAGTCCTTCGGCGCGAGGATCGCGGCCTTCACCATCGGCTCGCGAACCTCGGCGATCTTCGCGCCGGTCGGGAACTCGCTCGGGTTCGTGACCGTGACCGTCTTCTTGTCCTCGGTCGTCACCTCATAGACCACCGAAGGCGCGGTCGCGATGATGTCGAGCCCGAACTCGCGGCGCAGCCGCTCGGTCACGATCTCGAGATGCAGCAGCCCGAGGAATCCGGCGCGGAAGCCGAAGCCGAGCGCGACCGACGTCTCGGGCTCGTAGATGAGCGCCGCGTCGGAGAGCTTGAGCTTGTCGAGCGCCTCGCGCAGGATCGGATAGTCGCTGCCGTCGATCGGGTAGAGGCCCGAGTACACCATCGGCAGCGGCTCGGTGTACCCCGCGAGCGGCTCGGTCGCGGACTTCAGCGCCGTCGTCACCGTGTCGCCGACCTTCGACTGGCGCACGTCTTTCACGCCCGTGATGAGGTACCCGACCTCGCCGACGCCGAGGCCCTTCGTGGGCGTCGGCTCGGGCGCGCTCACGCCGATCTCGAGGATCTCGTGGGTCGCCCTCGTCGACATCATCTGAATCCGCTCGCGCGGGTTCAGGTGGCCGTCGACCATCCGGACGTAGGTGACCACGCCCCGGTAGCTGTCGTAGACGGAGTCGAAGATCATCGCCCGCGCCGGAGCATCCGCATCGCCGACCGGGGCCGGGATGCGCTCGACCACGCGATCCAGCAGCTCCTCGACGCCGAGGCCCGTCTTGCCCGACACCTTGAGCACGTCGTCTGGCGAGCCGCCGATGAGATCGGCGAGCTCCTTCGCGTACTTGTCGGGGTCCGCGGCCGGCAGATCGATCTTGTTCAGGACCGGAATGATCTCGAGGTCGTTCTCGAGCGCGAGATAGAGGTTCGCGAGCGTCTGCGCCTCGATGCCCTGCGCGGCGTCGACCAGCAGGATCGCGCCCTCGCAGGCCGCGAGCGAACGCGAGACCTCGTAGCTGAAGTCCACGTGGCCCGGTGTGTCGATCATGTTGAGCGCGAACGAGCCGTCGCCGACCTGCCAGGGCATGCGCACCGCCTGGCTCTTGATCGTGATGCCGCGCTCACGCTCGATATCCATGCGATCGAGGTACTGGGCGCGCATGTCGCGATCGGCGACCACGCCCGTGATCTGCAGCATGCGGTCGGCGAGCGTCGACTTGCCGTGGTCGATGTGCGCGATGATGCAGAAGTTGCGGATCAGCGCGGGATCGGTGGCGGCAGGCACCGGCGGGTTGGCGGCTCTCGGAGACATCCTGACGATTCTCCCATGACTGGGCGCGCGCGCCGGACTGCGGGCCGGACACGCGACGGCGCGACGCGTCCGCGGGGCGCGACGGCGCGACGCGAACGGATGCCTCCGCGCTCCGCGCGTCTCCGCCGTTCGATGGATTCCCCGCGTCGCGGGCCACGGCTACGCTGGCACCACC is a genomic window of Agromyces protaetiae containing:
- the lepA gene encoding translation elongation factor 4, giving the protein MSPRAANPPVPAATDPALIRNFCIIAHIDHGKSTLADRMLQITGVVADRDMRAQYLDRMDIERERGITIKSQAVRMPWQVGDGSFALNMIDTPGHVDFSYEVSRSLAACEGAILLVDAAQGIEAQTLANLYLALENDLEIIPVLNKIDLPAADPDKYAKELADLIGGSPDDVLKVSGKTGLGVEELLDRVVERIPAPVGDADAPARAMIFDSVYDSYRGVVTYVRMVDGHLNPRERIQMMSTRATHEILEIGVSAPEPTPTKGLGVGEVGYLITGVKDVRQSKVGDTVTTALKSATEPLAGYTEPLPMVYSGLYPIDGSDYPILREALDKLKLSDAALIYEPETSVALGFGFRAGFLGLLHLEIVTERLRREFGLDIIATAPSVVYEVTTEDKKTVTVTNPSEFPTGAKIAEVREPMVKAAILAPKDYVGTIMELCQSRRGSLMGMDYLGEDRVEIRYTIPLGEIVFDFFDQLKSKTAGYASLDYEPVGDQAADLVKVDILLQGEQVDAFSAIVHRDKAYAYGVLMTGRLRELIPRQQFEVPIQAAIGARIIARESIRAMRKDVLAKCYGGDISRKRKLLEKQKEGKKRMKMVGRVEVPQEAFIAALSGETEVKKDAKK